One Mangrovimonas cancribranchiae DNA segment encodes these proteins:
- a CDS encoding alpha-amylase family glycosyl hydrolase, which translates to MRKLIALLVTITVFTSCKDEKKTENESPVVEKQEETIPDFNANVEERAVIYEANIRQYSPEGTFDAFTKDIPVLKDLGVKVIWVMPINRISEVKRKATDGQFTSNIEDEEERKKYLGSYYSVSDYRSINPEFGTLEDFQELVDTAHENGIYVIVDWVPNHTGWDHPWITEHPEYFTQNEAGEIIDPINPDTGESWGWTDVADLNYDNQDMRNAMIADMKYWVEDVNIDGYRMDVAHKVPVDFFKRAIDTLKAVKPVFMLAEAEQPDLLQNGFDMHYGWEAHHIFNDIAKGHKTVKALDEYMVKIDSTLQADDINMYFVTNHDENSWAGTLKERMPENKEIFTALSYTIPGMPLIYSGQEYDMEHRLKFFEKDSIPKTKGAYFELLKKLGELKNTNKALNGGKAAAAYQRLNAENEKVLVFKREKAGDEIIFVGNFTAESQSVTPEVSGDFTDYLSNQTVKLEGNEITLQPWEYKILVK; encoded by the coding sequence ATGAGAAAATTAATAGCTCTTTTGGTAACTATTACCGTTTTTACATCTTGTAAAGATGAGAAAAAAACAGAAAATGAAAGTCCTGTTGTAGAAAAGCAGGAAGAAACAATTCCCGATTTTAATGCCAATGTAGAAGAACGCGCAGTGATTTATGAAGCCAATATTCGTCAGTATTCACCAGAAGGTACTTTTGATGCTTTCACCAAAGATATTCCTGTATTAAAGGACTTGGGCGTAAAAGTAATTTGGGTAATGCCAATTAATAGAATTTCTGAAGTAAAACGTAAAGCTACAGATGGACAGTTCACAAGCAATATCGAGGACGAAGAGGAACGTAAGAAATATCTGGGAAGTTATTATTCGGTATCCGATTATCGTTCTATAAATCCAGAATTTGGAACTTTAGAAGACTTTCAAGAGTTGGTTGATACAGCTCACGAAAATGGTATTTACGTAATTGTCGATTGGGTGCCAAACCACACAGGTTGGGATCACCCTTGGATTACAGAACACCCTGAATATTTTACACAAAATGAAGCAGGTGAAATCATCGATCCCATCAATCCAGATACTGGAGAATCTTGGGGTTGGACAGATGTTGCCGATTTAAATTACGATAACCAAGATATGCGTAATGCTATGATTGCCGATATGAAATATTGGGTGGAAGACGTCAATATTGATGGCTATAGAATGGACGTGGCACATAAAGTTCCAGTTGATTTCTTTAAACGTGCTATAGATACGTTAAAAGCTGTAAAACCTGTATTTATGTTGGCAGAAGCAGAGCAACCAGATTTATTGCAAAACGGATTTGATATGCATTATGGTTGGGAAGCTCATCACATTTTTAACGATATAGCCAAAGGCCATAAAACCGTAAAAGCATTGGATGAGTATATGGTGAAAATTGATTCGACTTTACAAGCCGATGATATCAATATGTACTTTGTTACCAATCACGACGAAAACTCTTGGGCTGGAACTTTAAAAGAACGTATGCCAGAAAACAAGGAGATTTTTACTGCATTGAGTTATACAATTCCAGGAATGCCTTTGATTTATTCAGGACAAGAATACGATATGGAACATCGTTTAAAGTTCTTCGAGAAAGATTCTATTCCAAAAACAAAAGGCGCTTATTTTGAATTGCTTAAAAAGCTAGGTGAGTTAAAGAATACCAACAAAGCCTTAAATGGTGGAAAAGCAGCAGCAGCTTACCAAAGATTGAATGCTGAAAATGAAAAAGTTTTGGTTTTTAAACGTGAAAAAGCAGGAGATGAAATCATCTTTGTGGGTAATTTCACAGCAGAATCACAATCTGTTACCCCGGAAGTTTCAGGAGATTTCACCGATTACTTATCCAATCAAACGGTAAAACTAGAAGGCAATGAAATAACATTACAACCTTGGGAATATAAAATTTTAGTAAAGTAA
- a CDS encoding glycoside hydrolase family 97 protein, whose amino-acid sequence MKHTVVILITAIILSSCSEPKQKRYQTSSPNGNIEVDFNVNDLGEPFYLVAFNNKTIVDTSYLGFDFVDAKSLKDNFKIINSIASTFNETWQMPWGEQEDVVNHYNELRVELEETSELNRKVNLVFKVYNDGIGFRYEFPEQPNFKEALITEEQTEFNLTEDYKTFWIPGDWEIYEHLYSTTKLSEIDAISKRNHPNLAQTHIPNNAVNTPVTMVGKDGTHLSFHEAALVDYSGMTLEVDTENLNLKSVLVGSDNTNYKVKRSLPFNTPWRTLQISDSAPDLIESKLIVNLNEPNKLGDVSWFKPMKYAGIWWELHLGKSTWDYASGKHGATTENAKKYIDFSAKNNIGGVLVEGWNTGWAEEEGGFDFITPYPDYDIEEVVDYGKEKGVEIVMHHETYGGVDTYIKYQDSAYALMNHLGIHSVKSGYVFTLSPKGEYHHGQFMVNHHNNSVIKAAENQIAVNAHEPIKATGLRRTYPNTIAREGLRGQEFNAWASDGGNPPEHLPIVAFTRMLAGPIDYTPGIFNIKFDEYKPDNQVNTTLAQQLALYVVIYSPIQMAADLIEHYEANPKALQFIKDVGVDWQQTKVLNGEVGDFVTIARKERKTGNWFVGGITDENARTVTVDFSFLDDNETYQATIYKDGKNAHWNDNPLDLDVETINITKDSKLSIKLAEGGGFAISLMK is encoded by the coding sequence ATGAAACATACAGTCGTTATACTTATTACTGCAATTATATTATCAAGTTGTAGTGAGCCAAAACAAAAGCGCTATCAGACTAGTTCACCTAATGGGAATATTGAGGTCGATTTTAATGTGAACGACCTAGGTGAGCCATTCTATTTGGTTGCATTCAACAACAAAACTATTGTAGATACATCGTATTTAGGATTTGATTTTGTGGATGCGAAATCTTTAAAAGATAACTTCAAGATCATCAATTCAATTGCATCAACTTTTAATGAAACTTGGCAAATGCCATGGGGCGAACAAGAAGATGTGGTGAACCATTACAACGAATTGAGAGTTGAATTAGAGGAAACTTCAGAATTAAATAGAAAAGTAAATCTTGTTTTTAAAGTGTATAACGACGGTATTGGTTTTAGATACGAATTTCCAGAGCAGCCAAACTTTAAAGAAGCTTTAATTACCGAAGAGCAAACCGAATTTAATCTAACAGAAGATTACAAAACCTTTTGGATTCCTGGAGATTGGGAGATTTACGAACATTTATATAGTACGACCAAACTATCAGAAATTGATGCGATAAGCAAACGTAACCATCCTAATTTGGCACAAACTCATATACCAAATAATGCGGTAAATACACCAGTAACAATGGTTGGTAAAGATGGTACGCATTTAAGTTTTCACGAAGCAGCACTGGTAGATTATTCAGGGATGACTTTAGAGGTTGATACTGAAAATTTAAACTTAAAAAGTGTGTTAGTAGGTAGCGATAATACCAATTACAAAGTAAAACGTAGTTTACCGTTCAACACACCTTGGAGAACGCTTCAAATTAGCGATAGTGCTCCAGATTTAATCGAGTCAAAACTGATTGTAAACCTAAACGAACCGAATAAGTTAGGCGATGTCTCTTGGTTTAAACCTATGAAGTATGCAGGTATTTGGTGGGAATTACATCTAGGAAAGAGTACGTGGGATTATGCCTCAGGGAAACACGGAGCAACAACAGAAAACGCAAAAAAATATATAGATTTTTCAGCAAAAAATAATATTGGAGGTGTTTTGGTAGAAGGCTGGAATACTGGCTGGGCTGAAGAAGAAGGTGGTTTCGATTTTATAACCCCTTATCCAGATTATGATATAGAAGAAGTTGTAGACTATGGAAAAGAAAAAGGAGTTGAGATTGTGATGCACCACGAAACTTATGGCGGTGTAGACACTTATATTAAATATCAGGATTCTGCTTATGCTTTAATGAATCATTTGGGCATACATTCAGTAAAGTCTGGTTATGTTTTTACACTGTCTCCAAAAGGCGAATATCACCATGGGCAGTTTATGGTGAATCATCATAACAATTCGGTAATTAAAGCGGCAGAAAATCAAATAGCTGTTAATGCGCACGAACCTATAAAAGCTACTGGTTTACGTAGAACGTATCCTAATACCATTGCTCGGGAAGGGTTGCGAGGTCAGGAGTTTAACGCATGGGCTTCAGATGGTGGCAATCCACCAGAGCACCTGCCAATTGTCGCTTTCACACGTATGTTGGCTGGCCCTATAGATTATACACCTGGTATTTTCAATATAAAATTTGATGAATACAAGCCCGATAATCAAGTGAATACTACGTTGGCTCAGCAATTGGCATTGTATGTGGTTATTTACAGCCCCATACAAATGGCTGCCGATTTGATTGAACATTACGAAGCCAATCCAAAGGCGCTTCAGTTTATAAAAGATGTTGGTGTGGATTGGCAACAAACTAAAGTTTTGAATGGCGAAGTAGGTGATTTTGTAACCATCGCCAGAAAAGAACGAAAAACAGGTAATTGGTTTGTTGGTGGAATAACCGATGAAAATGCACGAACTGTTACCGTCGATTTTAGTTTTTTAGACGATAATGAAACCTATCAAGCTACTATTTACAAAGATGGAAAGAATGCCCATTGGAATGACAACCCGTTGGATTTGGACGTTGAAACTATTAATATTACAAAAGACTCTAAGCTTAGCATAAAACTTGCAGAAGGTGGTGGATTTGCAATTAGCCTAATGAAATAA
- a CDS encoding T9SS type B sorting domain-containing protein: protein MLKASFNIAILKLKFYLALLTMLFSVFISFAQLPDFTLNVTSIDETCSGNGAIQMSVSNTTSGSEIVYTLYAFPDIGTPIAQTSNNIFNNLNSGDYRVIATQTLEPDENSAQQDVSISNLTTELDFEITQNTVNNCDTIGSLIVNVTSGNPVSFEIISGPVTTNVQTSNEFNNLPEGTYIIRVFDDCDNALTKTYTLILNTNDIEISDGVIPSIHSSCTEINLSNSLSSSTENPIIYPLDITYTIFPPNGSPTFTVTQTITSGAEHHIDILQTIPLYGDQVFNVDILITDSCGDEFSNSNEINPNPTVELLPYDAFCGYHLNLMIDNFMPPYTVDFIEAPPEFIANEYNSTYPGPFSEPSIFFQITNTPIPFGYYSVLVTDACGNTAEYSIVLEEELPEPDVDAANSGCSVNGTINISIPDRDIVSVIFTAAPNTYPNTLPDNVSSFIENGVFSMDNLPSGNYSLTLIDECGGEHIIDTTVPEFSFRELSIINRADCSTNTGSIRIASGHENIASITITSAPNNYNENIPHNISHLINGQGAIVLNNLTSGDYAFEIIDECGFEYFPNIYINSYISTPNAYTLNRNCGSFDVGVLDPDDSVTNKSYWFQKFFPETDSWGHPYTEELYTEGDIPNPDTAIEIENEETLYNIFLTGTFRIIKVFQSFNDVNTDDFCLDFFTNFDIYSDLTVSGIYNLGCEGGTGPSDVLIDVAGIEPYNFSIISPYSFDNGENNIFSNLAAGIYEIEVEDACGNIENAVINIEDLLPVVNIYTPDNMFTCSNESTSPTFALTNQNSQILGNQNPENFTVTYHLNQTDADSGDNPLPENYTNISNPQTIYTRVIHNSLNICHATTSFQLNVGEIPDFNADENISVCDGSTITLNAISGYDTYEWSTGETTQNITVNESGTYTVSVKTLYGDNFCESTQTFTVTSSSIATFENIDISDWTSNNNAFTITVSGNGDYVYSIDNINYQEENIFTGLEPGVYTVFVKDLNNCGIISEDISLLNHPHFFTPNNDGYNDYWQINESQTEPNLEVVVFDRYGKILSSFNGNSIGWDGTYNGNNMPTNDYWFLVKREDGTTHKGHFTLKR from the coding sequence ATGTTAAAGGCATCTTTTAATATAGCTATACTAAAGTTAAAGTTTTACTTAGCATTACTTACTATGCTTTTTTCGGTGTTTATTAGTTTTGCTCAGTTGCCTGACTTTACCTTAAATGTTACTTCTATTGATGAGACTTGTTCTGGAAATGGCGCTATACAAATGAGTGTTTCTAATACAACTAGTGGCTCAGAAATAGTTTATACACTTTATGCTTTTCCTGATATTGGTACACCAATAGCACAAACATCTAACAACATCTTTAACAACCTTAATTCTGGAGACTATCGCGTTATAGCAACGCAAACTCTTGAACCTGATGAAAATTCTGCGCAACAAGATGTTTCTATATCTAATTTAACAACAGAATTAGATTTTGAAATTACACAAAATACGGTTAATAATTGCGATACCATTGGTAGTCTTATTGTGAATGTTACCTCAGGAAACCCTGTTAGTTTTGAAATTATTTCTGGCCCAGTGACAACCAATGTCCAAACATCTAATGAGTTTAACAACTTACCCGAAGGCACCTATATTATTAGAGTTTTTGATGATTGCGATAATGCCCTTACAAAAACTTATACGCTAATACTAAACACTAATGATATTGAAATATCAGATGGTGTTATTCCTAGTATACATAGTTCTTGCACAGAAATTAATCTTTCAAATAGCTTAAGTTCGTCTACTGAAAACCCAATAATCTATCCGCTTGATATTACTTATACTATTTTTCCGCCTAACGGATCGCCAACATTTACTGTAACGCAAACCATTACTTCTGGCGCAGAACATCATATTGATATATTGCAAACAATTCCTCTTTATGGTGATCAAGTTTTTAATGTAGATATTTTAATTACCGACTCATGTGGCGATGAATTTAGTAATAGCAACGAAATTAATCCAAACCCTACTGTGGAGTTACTGCCTTATGATGCTTTTTGTGGGTATCATCTTAACTTAATGATTGATAACTTCATGCCACCTTATACAGTCGATTTTATAGAAGCTCCACCTGAGTTTATAGCAAACGAATACAATAGTACATATCCAGGACCTTTCTCTGAGCCTTCAATCTTCTTTCAAATTACAAATACCCCTATCCCTTTTGGTTATTATTCTGTTTTAGTAACGGATGCCTGTGGAAATACCGCCGAATACTCTATTGTACTAGAAGAAGAACTTCCCGAACCTGATGTAGATGCCGCTAATTCTGGTTGTAGTGTAAATGGCACAATAAATATTTCCATTCCAGATAGAGATATTGTTTCGGTTATATTCACAGCAGCACCTAACACTTACCCAAATACGTTACCCGATAATGTTTCTAGCTTTATTGAAAATGGAGTGTTTTCAATGGACAACCTTCCTAGTGGCAACTACTCCTTAACATTAATTGACGAATGCGGCGGAGAGCATATTATAGACACTACAGTTCCAGAATTTTCATTTAGAGAATTATCTATTATCAATAGAGCTGATTGCTCAACAAATACTGGATCTATTAGAATTGCTAGTGGACATGAAAATATAGCATCCATCACAATTACTTCGGCACCTAATAATTATAATGAAAATATACCTCACAATATTTCTCACCTTATTAATGGTCAAGGCGCCATTGTTTTAAACAATCTTACTTCTGGAGATTATGCTTTTGAAATTATTGATGAATGTGGCTTTGAGTACTTTCCAAATATTTATATAAATTCATATATCAGTACACCTAATGCATATACATTAAATAGAAACTGTGGTTCTTTTGATGTTGGAGTTCTAGATCCTGACGATTCAGTAACAAATAAAAGTTATTGGTTTCAGAAATTTTTTCCAGAAACAGATTCTTGGGGACATCCATACACCGAAGAATTATATACAGAAGGCGACATCCCTAATCCAGACACAGCAATTGAAATTGAAAATGAAGAAACACTCTATAATATTTTTTTAACAGGAACCTTTAGAATAATTAAAGTTTTTCAATCATTTAATGATGTTAATACAGATGATTTTTGTTTAGACTTTTTCACTAATTTCGATATCTACTCAGACTTAACTGTCTCTGGCATATATAATTTAGGATGTGAAGGAGGCACTGGCCCTTCAGATGTTTTGATAGATGTTGCCGGGATTGAACCTTATAATTTTAGTATTATTTCGCCTTATAGTTTTGATAATGGAGAGAATAATATTTTTTCCAATCTAGCAGCAGGCATCTACGAAATAGAAGTCGAAGACGCTTGTGGGAACATTGAAAACGCTGTAATAAACATTGAAGACCTCTTACCTGTTGTAAATATTTATACTCCCGATAATATGTTTACGTGTTCAAATGAAAGCACCTCACCCACCTTTGCTTTAACAAATCAAAACTCTCAAATTTTAGGCAATCAAAATCCAGAAAACTTTACGGTTACCTATCACTTAAATCAAACAGATGCCGATTCTGGAGACAACCCCTTACCAGAAAACTACACAAACATTTCAAACCCACAAACCATCTACACAAGAGTTATTCATAACTCATTAAATATTTGCCATGCCACCACATCATTTCAACTTAATGTGGGTGAAATACCCGATTTTAATGCAGATGAAAATATCTCTGTTTGCGATGGTAGTACTATTACCCTTAATGCCATTTCTGGGTACGATACTTATGAATGGTCTACAGGAGAAACAACTCAAAATATTACTGTTAACGAAAGTGGCACATATACAGTTTCTGTTAAAACCCTTTATGGAGACAATTTTTGCGAATCAACACAAACATTTACAGTAACGTCATCAAGTATCGCTACTTTTGAAAATATTGACATCTCTGATTGGACTTCGAACAACAACGCCTTTACTATAACTGTATCAGGTAATGGCGATTACGTATATTCAATAGATAACATCAACTATCAAGAAGAAAATATCTTTACTGGTTTAGAACCTGGGGTTTATACTGTATTTGTAAAAGATTTAAACAACTGCGGTATTATTTCGGAAGACATATCTCTTCTTAATCATCCACATTTTTTCACCCCTAATAATGATGGCTATAATGATTATTGGCAAATAAACGAGTCTCAAACAGAACCTAATCTTGAAGTTGTTGTTTTTGATAGGTATGGTAAAATACTTTCCTCCTTCAATGGAAATAGCATAGGTTGGGACGGCACCTATAATGGGAATAATATGCCCACTAATGATTATTGGTTTTTAGTAAAACGAGAAGACGGCACAACACATAAAGGACATTTTACATTAAAACGATAA
- a CDS encoding protein adenylyltransferase SelO family protein codes for MQLKIDNTFTKELPADTVKENYVRKVNNACFSYVLPVTTSNPKLIHVSLEFAQSLGFAKPDLKSKAFLHLISGNTIYPNTNPYAMNYGGHQFGHWAGQLGDGRAINLFEIKHNNQRWALQLKGAGKTPYSRQGDGLAVLRSSIREYLCSEAMHHLGVPTTRALSLALTGDQVLRDMLYNGNAEYELGAIVCRVSPTFIRFGSFEILAAQQDIKTLKQLANYTIKHFYPHLGTPSKETYIQFFAEVSQRTLEMIIHWQRVGFVHGVMNTDNMSILGLTIDYGPYGWLEGFDFGWTPNTTDAQHKRYRFGNQPNIALWNLYQLANALYPLIEDAKPLEDILNQFKTDFDVKSLQMMRSKLGLFENDNTDKLLIQDLEDNLLLTETDMTIFFRKLSELKKDESEQGLSIISEAFYAETISKDIKEKWKKWFAEYANRLQQERLSDDERKQKMNQVNPKYVLRNYMAQLAIDDAEKGDYKLLDELFTMLQNPYNDQPKYNKWFAKRPEWARHKVGCSMLSCSS; via the coding sequence ATGCAATTAAAAATAGACAACACATTCACAAAAGAACTTCCGGCAGATACTGTCAAGGAAAATTATGTCCGTAAAGTAAATAATGCGTGTTTTTCTTATGTGTTACCTGTAACCACTTCAAATCCAAAGTTGATTCACGTTTCTTTAGAATTTGCCCAAAGTTTAGGTTTTGCAAAACCCGATTTAAAATCTAAAGCATTTTTACATCTCATATCAGGAAATACCATTTACCCAAATACCAACCCCTATGCTATGAATTATGGCGGACATCAATTTGGGCATTGGGCAGGACAGCTAGGTGATGGTCGTGCGATTAACTTATTTGAGATTAAACATAATAACCAACGCTGGGCATTGCAGCTAAAAGGCGCTGGAAAAACACCCTACTCGCGACAAGGAGATGGATTAGCCGTATTGCGCTCTTCTATTCGGGAATATCTGTGTAGTGAAGCTATGCATCATTTGGGAGTGCCAACCACACGTGCGTTGTCCTTAGCATTAACGGGAGATCAAGTGCTTCGAGATATGTTGTATAATGGTAATGCCGAATATGAGCTAGGAGCGATTGTATGTCGTGTGTCACCAACGTTTATAAGATTTGGTAGTTTTGAAATTTTAGCAGCGCAACAAGACATAAAAACCTTAAAACAACTAGCCAATTATACCATAAAACACTTTTATCCGCATTTAGGAACACCTTCAAAAGAAACGTATATTCAGTTTTTTGCTGAAGTGTCTCAGCGCACTTTAGAAATGATTATCCATTGGCAACGTGTAGGGTTTGTTCACGGCGTTATGAATACCGATAATATGTCCATTTTAGGATTAACCATAGATTATGGACCTTACGGTTGGTTGGAAGGTTTCGATTTTGGTTGGACACCCAATACTACCGATGCACAGCATAAGCGTTACCGTTTTGGCAATCAACCCAACATAGCGCTGTGGAATTTGTATCAACTAGCCAATGCATTGTATCCGCTAATTGAAGATGCCAAGCCGTTGGAAGACATTTTAAATCAATTTAAAACCGACTTTGATGTCAAGTCCTTACAAATGATGCGTTCTAAATTGGGACTGTTTGAAAATGATAATACAGATAAATTGCTCATTCAAGATTTGGAAGATAATTTACTGCTAACCGAAACTGATATGACCATATTTTTCAGAAAGCTGTCAGAATTAAAAAAAGATGAGTCAGAACAAGGACTTTCAATAATTTCTGAAGCTTTTTATGCTGAAACCATTTCCAAAGACATTAAAGAAAAATGGAAGAAGTGGTTTGCAGAATATGCTAATCGATTGCAGCAAGAACGACTTTCAGATGATGAGAGAAAACAAAAAATGAATCAAGTAAATCCAAAATATGTCTTACGAAATTATATGGCACAATTAGCTATAGATGATGCAGAAAAAGGCGATTATAAATTACTAGACGAATTATTTACAATGCTGCAAAACCCATACAACGACCAGCCTAAATACAACAAGTGGTTTGCCAAACGCCCCGAATGGGCAAGACATAAAGTAGGTTGTTCTATGTTATCGTGCAGTTCTTAA
- a CDS encoding acyl-CoA thioesterase II translates to MTSIDDLYNILHLNQVEDLSFQGVSKTVGSPNVFGGQVLAQALNAAYRTITNNRVLHSMHSYFLEAGDLTLPITYDVGVMRDGGSFSVRRVTASQNGKLIFILSASFHKNETGYNHQIDMKTDVAQPEDLLSWDDMLEQFGDTLPEKTKTFLEIPRPVSFKPTQVANPFEKKNLPPYMDVWFKVKGDASNYNLETKQQILTYISDYNILAVALHRHASKAHWGNTQTASLDHSMWYYRDFDFDDWMLFSMDTPNTSNARGFARGNIYTRDGVLVASVAQEGLMRPIQ, encoded by the coding sequence ATGACATCAATAGATGATTTATACAACATACTTCACTTAAACCAAGTTGAAGATTTAAGCTTTCAAGGTGTAAGCAAAACCGTTGGTAGTCCCAATGTATTTGGCGGACAAGTTTTAGCGCAAGCCTTAAACGCCGCTTATCGTACCATTACCAATAACCGTGTGTTGCATTCTATGCATTCCTATTTTTTGGAAGCTGGCGATTTAACCCTGCCCATTACCTACGATGTTGGCGTAATGCGAGATGGTGGCAGTTTTTCGGTACGTCGTGTAACGGCAAGTCAAAACGGGAAGCTCATTTTTATTTTGTCGGCATCGTTTCATAAAAATGAAACAGGATATAACCATCAAATTGATATGAAAACTGATGTTGCGCAGCCTGAAGATTTATTGAGCTGGGATGATATGCTAGAGCAATTTGGCGATACGTTACCGGAAAAAACCAAAACCTTTTTAGAAATTCCAAGACCAGTATCCTTTAAACCTACGCAAGTGGCCAACCCTTTTGAAAAGAAAAATTTACCGCCTTATATGGATGTTTGGTTTAAGGTAAAAGGTGATGCTTCTAACTACAATTTAGAGACAAAACAACAGATTCTAACTTACATTTCAGATTACAATATTCTAGCGGTTGCTTTGCATAGACACGCTAGTAAAGCGCATTGGGGTAATACGCAAACGGCAAGTTTAGACCATTCTATGTGGTATTATCGCGATTTCGATTTTGACGATTGGATGCTTTTTTCTATGGATACGCCAAATACGTCTAATGCCAGAGGATTTGCTAGAGGAAATATTTACACACGAGATGGTGTTTTAGTAGCGTCGGTAGCACAAGAAGGGTTAATGCGACCAATACAATGA
- a CDS encoding NAD(P)/FAD-dependent oxidoreductase: MKTYDVIIIGGGAAGFFAAINIAEQNPGLSICILEKNKEGLQKVKISGGGRCNVTHAEFIPQELVQNYPRGEKELLGPFHQFMTGDTIEWFEKRSVALKIEDDGRMFPVSDSSQTIIDCFLNEVRKHNIDVLYSQNVTKISPQEQPTSFEVNTKSEVFQCEKLLIATGSSVKFWKLIAQLGHTIAKPVPSLFTFNIDDVRIKDIPGVVAQDVEVKILETNLVSEGPLLITHWGMSAPAILKLSAFGAVTLAKMDYKFNIEINFIKQDFDVCLHHLKTIKQDLGKKQVLKSPQFDLPKRLWQQLVLASKINQDTRWADLNKEQLENLTKQLTQAIFKVNGKSTFKEEFVTAGGVDLKEVNFKTFESKRIPNLYFAGEVLNIDAVTGGFNFQNAWTGAFVASKAMSK, translated from the coding sequence ATGAAAACTTACGATGTTATAATTATTGGTGGCGGAGCAGCAGGTTTTTTTGCAGCCATTAACATAGCTGAACAGAACCCAGGTTTAAGTATTTGTATTCTTGAAAAAAATAAAGAAGGCTTGCAAAAGGTGAAAATCTCTGGTGGCGGTCGATGTAATGTGACACACGCCGAGTTTATACCGCAAGAGTTGGTACAGAATTATCCTAGAGGAGAAAAAGAATTGTTGGGGCCGTTTCATCAATTTATGACAGGCGACACGATTGAGTGGTTTGAAAAGCGCAGTGTAGCATTAAAAATTGAAGACGATGGTAGAATGTTTCCCGTTTCAGATTCCTCACAAACTATAATCGATTGTTTTTTAAACGAAGTCAGAAAACACAATATAGATGTTCTATATAGTCAGAATGTCACAAAAATATCACCACAAGAGCAGCCAACAAGTTTTGAAGTAAACACAAAATCTGAAGTCTTTCAATGTGAAAAATTACTCATAGCAACAGGAAGCAGCGTAAAATTTTGGAAATTGATAGCCCAACTTGGTCACACTATTGCTAAGCCTGTTCCGTCGTTGTTTACGTTTAATATTGATGATGTACGAATTAAAGATATTCCTGGTGTCGTGGCTCAAGATGTTGAGGTGAAAATCCTGGAAACCAATTTAGTTTCAGAAGGACCATTACTTATCACGCATTGGGGAATGAGCGCACCCGCTATTTTAAAACTATCGGCATTTGGGGCTGTTACGTTGGCGAAAATGGATTATAAATTTAATATTGAAATCAATTTTATAAAACAAGATTTTGATGTTTGTTTGCATCATTTAAAAACAATAAAACAAGATTTAGGAAAAAAACAGGTGTTAAAATCGCCACAATTTGACTTGCCTAAACGGTTATGGCAACAATTGGTTTTGGCTTCAAAAATTAATCAAGATACGCGTTGGGCAGATTTAAATAAAGAGCAATTAGAAAATTTAACCAAACAATTAACCCAAGCCATTTTTAAAGTAAATGGGAAAAGTACCTTTAAAGAGGAGTTTGTTACCGCTGGTGGTGTCGATTTAAAAGAAGTTAATTTTAAAACCTTTGAAAGTAAACGCATTCCAAATTTATATTTTGCAGGAGAAGTACTCAATATCGATGCAGTAACCGGTGGATTTAATTTTCAAAACGCGTGGACAGGAGCGTTTGTGGCTTCAAAAGCAATGTCAAAATGA
- a CDS encoding DUF1697 domain-containing protein: protein MRYIALLRGINIAGQKKVPMAELRELLTKLGLKNVQTYIQSGNVIFESNEENTQQLEGEIHNSIKAYFGFEVPVLVKTPTQLQQIFKDCPFPETKKQNSYFSLLYTVPNQELVDEVSKISYENEEIVITKNCIYFYCATGYGRTKYNNNFFERKLKVTATARNYKTMLKLLSLSQ from the coding sequence ATGAGATATATAGCCTTACTTCGTGGTATAAATATTGCCGGACAGAAAAAAGTCCCAATGGCAGAGTTACGCGAATTATTAACAAAATTGGGTTTAAAAAATGTACAAACTTACATTCAATCTGGTAATGTGATTTTTGAATCTAATGAAGAAAATACACAGCAATTAGAAGGTGAAATTCATAATAGCATTAAAGCGTATTTTGGTTTCGAGGTGCCAGTTTTAGTGAAAACACCAACACAATTACAACAAATTTTTAAGGATTGTCCTTTTCCTGAAACCAAAAAACAGAACAGTTACTTCTCGTTATTATATACGGTTCCAAACCAAGAGTTGGTAGATGAGGTCTCTAAAATTTCTTATGAAAATGAAGAAATTGTTATTACCAAAAACTGTATTTATTTTTATTGTGCAACAGGGTATGGGCGCACCAAATACAACAACAATTTCTTTGAACGCAAATTAAAAGTCACGGCAACGGCAAGAAACTATAAAACAATGCTAAAGTTGTTATCTTTGTCGCAATAA